The region TGGGGTCCTCTCCAAAACTATGGGATTCTGGCATTATCACTGCTTTGTTTGGtctatgaaatacaaataaataaacgtTAATGAGATCTATGTGTCAACATTACAGTAATTATCTAACACAATATTACAAAGATGTTaagtttgtatttgtcaaaGTCAGGCATTGTCTGAATTAAATatgttctgttttatttttaatagctttaaatcatatacatatattatactataGCTTCTGTAATTCTTCAACTAACATATATGCTGAGTCCTTGGTTCAGtgattttcatttacaataaattgcatgtatttttgttttgtttttaaaaagtctAGCCATCTCACTAGAAGCATAAGAATGTGCATAACCTTAATTTGATATGCCATAGTATGGAAGTCAAGGGAGATCTGATGTCTTCATTTGCACAAGCACTAAACATGAATCTGTATTAaaaatttagtatttattgCTGTTGAGTATAAATATACTCTACAACAacagattttaattttttatatacaGATTGATTCCTGTGCTCATTTGAGTTTACTCAGTGCCCCACCCTTTACATAGCTGTCAGTGTCAAACTCAAACCACCACACACCAAGATCAATGGCTAACTTGATCAAGTTGATTGTGAACTTTCATGGAGAATTTCGCGTTCGGTTATTTTCTTGAAGCTATCAATAATATAAGATGACAATATTATGTTTCAATGTCACGTTTTCGCCAAAACAAATAATTTCAGACAGCATGTCTTTACTGCCATGCCACACAAAAGCCTGCTTGACTAAAAAGctggacacacacacataccaaaAGCATAAGTTAAACTCCCTGACTTACGTACCTACTTCCGGTGAGcaataaatacatcaaatatatgtattgtgctACCGAACACGATCTAAGATATGGTCAATACGTACCTGTTTCGTTGTAAGAGAGTCTCGTATCAATTATAAGTAAAGAGTGGATGTATTCAAGCAGATTTTCTGAGATCCGCGGACTCTGGTCAGTCTACACGAATCGAAAAATGGCGATCTTGTATGATGATGTCACTTCCGATTTACCTTGACACTGTGTCAGAGGTCACATTTGATGTGTCACCAAAAGTAGGCTAAGCTAGTCCAGTACAGTCAGATCGCATTCGCCAACAACGTACAGGTACCCGGGGACAGGTACCATCGATTTACGATCAGCTGGTGTTCAGTAGGCCGGTTTTCTAAATCTTTATCTCTGTAACTGTCTTCGAACATGAATAGGGTGCCTGCTCTCGTTAGCGTCAAATGGCTTGCTGAAAAACTATCTTCAGGCATTGGCAATGTCCGAGTTCTGGATTCCTCATGGCATTTGCCGAATACAAACAGAAATGCTGCAGAAGAGTATCCAGCGAAGCATATCAAAGGGGCATTATATTTTGACATAGACAAGTGCTCTGATACCACGTCAAAATTTTCACACATGTTACCAAGTGCCGAGTTCTTCGCAGACTACGTAGGGAAGTTAGGAGTTACCAATGACACGCATGTTGTCGTGTATGACAACAACGACAACTTTGGTCTTTTTTCGGCACCAAGGGTCTGGTGGATGTTTCGCATCTTCGGACATCCACACGTGTCGTTACTTGATGGCGGTCTCCCCAAGTGGATCAAAGATGGGTTCCCAGTCACTGATAAAATACCCAAAGTTGAGGAAGCAAAATTCAGCGCCACTTTAAGTCCCAATGTTATAAAGAGCTTCCAAGACATTGATCAAAATATTTCGGATAAACAGTTTGCGGTGATGGATGCCAGATCGGCTGGTAGATTTGATGGCGTTGATCCCGAACCAAGGCCAGGTAAGTCCCATGACGATGTTCTGTTttgaatgataataataataataatattattattattataatattaatattattattattattatttatttatttgttttacttCATTGTTGATATAATTCAATAGTTGtgttatatatcataactatggTTTTCGCATCACGTGACTGCAATGCTAGCTGTATGTTTGTTTCACATACTATCCAACATTTCAAGCTCTCAGTCGCAAATTTTAGTTTTTTTGATAGAGTGAAGAATAATGTATTAATTTCAGCAGTTTTCTCGGACGACTCTTTTTTTACGCTCAAAGATGATTTTAATGTATagtaatttaatgtatttttgaagAGTCTATATATTCTATCCTTTATTCAACTGTTTTTTTAATGTCTGTATTGTATGTTGTctgtggttttttttgtatatggGAGTGTATcctgaaataaagttttaataataataataataataataatatatctaGAAGAACAACGTCTGCTCTAAAGTTTCTAAGCTTATTCTTCATCTCCGGAGTGGATTTGTAATCGATGGAAATAACATAATCTCAGAAAGaggaaaaaaatcatttaatttgtaatgGTATTTCTCCTTTCCCATTCCAGATTGCAAACCGGGTCACATCCCTGGATCAGTTAATATCCCTTTCCCAAAAATCTTAGATAAAGAGACAAGAGAAGTGAAATCAATAACAGGTCTGAAAAGTCTTTTTGAAGAAAATGGAATCCACTTGAACAAACCACTGACAGCTACATGTGGATCGGGTGTGTCTGCCTGTTGCCTAGTTTTGGCAGCACACTTATGTGGAAAAGATGACGTCTCAGTATTTGATGGTGCATGGGTGGAATATTTCCATACAGCTAAACCGGAGAATGTTCATGTAAAAGAACAGAAATAACTTTGTAAATACTGAGAAGAACAGTGCATGCATCTGTAACCTACtccatttttcactttttaagtATAAAGTTTAGTTGTTAAcaagtgtacatttgtacatgtatcgaGTATTGCTCATTACAAGCCTGTAATGGAGGGGTGTATGTTGCCACCAGGTGAcagggggtggggggaggggtgtATGTTGCCACCAGGTGAcagggggtgggggaggggtgtaTGTTGCCACCAGGTGAcagggggtggggggaggggtgtATGTTGCCACCAGGTGACAGGGGGTGGGGGGAAGGACACTAAGTGTTATGTCagcagattccattaaactatTTCTTGAGTGAACAGAGAAAGTTGATTCTCAGTCATTTCAACAGTATTTCCCTTGATATTTGCCATAGAATGGTTTCTCATCCATCCTACATAATTAAGTAACAACTCTTTACTTCTTTCACAGAGTTCTCTTTAAACTGGTTATACATCTGTACCAGAAATGTGTGTTAATGAGCATTGACACATACTTGAGAGTAGCACTggaccagagacttggctatctagCAAACAGGGTTATTCACCAGACCATACAAGTGTCAAGCCAGTTAGCCAAGTCTAGAGTAGTACCATATCATcttgtattataattatctGTAAAGTTCTGTAGGTAAAGTTGTTCTTTATAATGCAGTCACCTATCCCCCAAAAC is a window of Glandiceps talaboti chromosome 5, keGlaTala1.1, whole genome shotgun sequence DNA encoding:
- the LOC144435791 gene encoding 3-mercaptopyruvate sulfurtransferase-like, which gives rise to MNRVPALVSVKWLAEKLSSGIGNVRVLDSSWHLPNTNRNAAEEYPAKHIKGALYFDIDKCSDTTSKFSHMLPSAEFFADYVGKLGVTNDTHVVVYDNNDNFGLFSAPRVWWMFRIFGHPHVSLLDGGLPKWIKDGFPVTDKIPKVEEAKFSATLSPNVIKSFQDIDQNISDKQFAVMDARSAGRFDGVDPEPRPDCKPGHIPGSVNIPFPKILDKETREVKSITGLKSLFEENGIHLNKPLTATCGSGVSACCLVLAAHLCGKDDVSVFDGAWVEYFHTAKPENVHVKEQK